A genomic window from Brassica oleracea var. oleracea cultivar TO1000 chromosome C8, BOL, whole genome shotgun sequence includes:
- the LOC106310407 gene encoding DNA ligase 1 isoform X1 — protein MEEVHSAAEPIGYSDSPFTISQPPDITNWFSSYVYESLALTSSGKDDGESEPNRFSVREEDKYILGADKDHKPMNKNVGQIQETNLYESPLPSEPPDIGNWFSSYAYESPPVLDTNDALYFSVGGEDSECVQETQAEEEEEEEEEEEEETNDIEGKDDVCPSLFEQQLVSSSAKVTDFSQSQHLLSEPPDVGNWFSSYEYQSPHLSDTHELEFCSSEKDDQLIVEESDTEGENSSGIFRKTKSKQETIAPGWLKSNDCTEAKEVSADDEYSNQEREKKSTVILFNASTKKVDKDSSFKQEPLFSETKEEANFIPKGYNPKPQSLAYLEELRPKHIQETISNRQMSPRKAAQKARPEENMESVNQESDDKENVDGKSTETGFITMKKARFRESRDQSSMKKPIRGVLGECLRSKELKKMATEEDEERKKKRRVLGGMWNHQLSGGEETAGKWSCPQKKKGKSGPPLKQLRLDAWMHKV, from the exons ATGGAAGAAGTTCACTCAGCGGCG GAACCTATTGGATACTCCGATTCTCCATTTACCATATCCC AGCCGCCAGATATTACGAATTGGTTTTCAAGTTACGTCTATGAATCTCTTGCACTGACTTCTTCAGGCAAGGACGACGGTGAAAGCGAACCGAACAGGTTTTCTGTTAGAGAGGAAGATAAATACATTCTTGGTGCGGACAAAGATCATAAACCTATGAACAAGAATGTGGGTCAG ATTCAAGAGACAAATCTCTATGAGTCACCACTCCCTTCTG AACCTCCTGATATAGGCAATTGGTTTTCTAGTTATGCTTATGAATCACCGCCCGTCCTGGATACAAATGATGCTCTTTACTTTTCGGTTGGTGGAGAAGATAGTGAATGTGTACAGGAGACGCAAGCAGAAGAAGAAGAAGAAGAAGAAGAAGAAGAAGAAGAAGAGACTAACGACATTGAAGGAAAAGATGATGTTTGTCCTAGTTTGTTTGAGCAACAACTCGTCTCTTCTTCTGCAAAG GTTACAGATTTCTCTCAGTCTCAGCATCTTCTTTCAG AGCCTCCTGATGTTGGAAACTGGTTTTCAAGCTATGAGTATCAATCTCCTCACCTTTCAGACACTCATGAACTTGAATTTTGTTCTTCTGAGAAAGATGATCAACTAATTGTTGAGGAGAGTGACACTGAGGGAGAAAATAGTTCTGGTATTTTCCGAAAAACTAAGAGCAAGCAAGAGACTATTGCTCCTGGCTGGTTAAAATCAAATGACTGCACG GAGGCCAAGGAGGTCTCTGCAGATGATGAATATTCAAACCAAGAAAGGGAAAAGAAGTCAACGGTTATATTGTTCAATGCTTCAACCAAAAAAGTGGACAAAGATTCAAGCTTCAAGCAAGAACCATTGTTCAGTGAAACGAAAGAAGAAGCAAACTTTATCCCCAAAGGCTACAACCCAAAACCACAATCATTAGCTTATTTAGAGGAGCTGAGACCAAAACATATCCAAGAAACCATTTCCAACAGGCAAATGTCTCCAAGAAAAGCTGCTCAAAAGGCTCGTCCAGAAGAAAATATGGAGTCAGTAAACCAAGAATCAGATGACAAGGAAAATGTTGACGGAAAAAGCACTGAAACTGGATTTATAACTATGAAGAAGGCAAGATTTAGAGAATCAAGAGACCAAAGTTCCATGAAGAAACCAATCAGAGGAGTTCTGGGGGAGTGCTTGAGAAGTAAAGAGCTAAAGAAGATGGCCACAGAAGAAGATGAAGAAAGAAAGAAGAAGAGAAGAGTTTTGGGTGGAATGTGGAATCATCAGCTTTCTGGGGGAGAGGAGACTGCAGGAAAATGGAGTTGCCCTCAGAAAAAGAAAGGGAAATCAGGACCGCCATTGAAACAGCTTCGACTTGATGCGTGGATGCATAAAGTCTGA
- the LOC106310407 gene encoding DNA ligase 1 isoform X2: MEEVHSAAEPIGYSDSPFTISQPPDITNWFSSYVYESLALTSSGKDDGESEPNRFSVREEDKYILGADKDHKPMNKNIQETNLYESPLPSEPPDIGNWFSSYAYESPPVLDTNDALYFSVGGEDSECVQETQAEEEEEEEEEEEEETNDIEGKDDVCPSLFEQQLVSSSAKVTDFSQSQHLLSEPPDVGNWFSSYEYQSPHLSDTHELEFCSSEKDDQLIVEESDTEGENSSGIFRKTKSKQETIAPGWLKSNDCTEAKEVSADDEYSNQEREKKSTVILFNASTKKVDKDSSFKQEPLFSETKEEANFIPKGYNPKPQSLAYLEELRPKHIQETISNRQMSPRKAAQKARPEENMESVNQESDDKENVDGKSTETGFITMKKARFRESRDQSSMKKPIRGVLGECLRSKELKKMATEEDEERKKKRRVLGGMWNHQLSGGEETAGKWSCPQKKKGKSGPPLKQLRLDAWMHKV; the protein is encoded by the exons ATGGAAGAAGTTCACTCAGCGGCG GAACCTATTGGATACTCCGATTCTCCATTTACCATATCCC AGCCGCCAGATATTACGAATTGGTTTTCAAGTTACGTCTATGAATCTCTTGCACTGACTTCTTCAGGCAAGGACGACGGTGAAAGCGAACCGAACAGGTTTTCTGTTAGAGAGGAAGATAAATACATTCTTGGTGCGGACAAAGATCATAAACCTATGAACAAGAAT ATTCAAGAGACAAATCTCTATGAGTCACCACTCCCTTCTG AACCTCCTGATATAGGCAATTGGTTTTCTAGTTATGCTTATGAATCACCGCCCGTCCTGGATACAAATGATGCTCTTTACTTTTCGGTTGGTGGAGAAGATAGTGAATGTGTACAGGAGACGCAAGCAGAAGAAGAAGAAGAAGAAGAAGAAGAAGAAGAAGAAGAGACTAACGACATTGAAGGAAAAGATGATGTTTGTCCTAGTTTGTTTGAGCAACAACTCGTCTCTTCTTCTGCAAAG GTTACAGATTTCTCTCAGTCTCAGCATCTTCTTTCAG AGCCTCCTGATGTTGGAAACTGGTTTTCAAGCTATGAGTATCAATCTCCTCACCTTTCAGACACTCATGAACTTGAATTTTGTTCTTCTGAGAAAGATGATCAACTAATTGTTGAGGAGAGTGACACTGAGGGAGAAAATAGTTCTGGTATTTTCCGAAAAACTAAGAGCAAGCAAGAGACTATTGCTCCTGGCTGGTTAAAATCAAATGACTGCACG GAGGCCAAGGAGGTCTCTGCAGATGATGAATATTCAAACCAAGAAAGGGAAAAGAAGTCAACGGTTATATTGTTCAATGCTTCAACCAAAAAAGTGGACAAAGATTCAAGCTTCAAGCAAGAACCATTGTTCAGTGAAACGAAAGAAGAAGCAAACTTTATCCCCAAAGGCTACAACCCAAAACCACAATCATTAGCTTATTTAGAGGAGCTGAGACCAAAACATATCCAAGAAACCATTTCCAACAGGCAAATGTCTCCAAGAAAAGCTGCTCAAAAGGCTCGTCCAGAAGAAAATATGGAGTCAGTAAACCAAGAATCAGATGACAAGGAAAATGTTGACGGAAAAAGCACTGAAACTGGATTTATAACTATGAAGAAGGCAAGATTTAGAGAATCAAGAGACCAAAGTTCCATGAAGAAACCAATCAGAGGAGTTCTGGGGGAGTGCTTGAGAAGTAAAGAGCTAAAGAAGATGGCCACAGAAGAAGATGAAGAAAGAAAGAAGAAGAGAAGAGTTTTGGGTGGAATGTGGAATCATCAGCTTTCTGGGGGAGAGGAGACTGCAGGAAAATGGAGTTGCCCTCAGAAAAAGAAAGGGAAATCAGGACCGCCATTGAAACAGCTTCGACTTGATGCGTGGATGCATAAAGTCTGA
- the LOC106310407 gene encoding DNA ligase 1 isoform X4: MWIQETNLYESPLPSEPPDIGNWFSSYAYESPPVLDTNDALYFSVGGEDSECVQETQAEEEEEEEEEEEEETNDIEGKDDVCPSLFEQQLVSSSAKVTDFSQSQHLLSEPPDVGNWFSSYEYQSPHLSDTHELEFCSSEKDDQLIVEESDTEGENSSGIFRKTKSKQETIAPGWLKSNDCTEAKEVSADDEYSNQEREKKSTVILFNASTKKVDKDSSFKQEPLFSETKEEANFIPKGYNPKPQSLAYLEELRPKHIQETISNRQMSPRKAAQKARPEENMESVNQESDDKENVDGKSTETGFITMKKARFRESRDQSSMKKPIRGVLGECLRSKELKKMATEEDEERKKKRRVLGGMWNHQLSGGEETAGKWSCPQKKKGKSGPPLKQLRLDAWMHKV; this comes from the exons ATGTGG ATTCAAGAGACAAATCTCTATGAGTCACCACTCCCTTCTG AACCTCCTGATATAGGCAATTGGTTTTCTAGTTATGCTTATGAATCACCGCCCGTCCTGGATACAAATGATGCTCTTTACTTTTCGGTTGGTGGAGAAGATAGTGAATGTGTACAGGAGACGCAAGCAGAAGAAGAAGAAGAAGAAGAAGAAGAAGAAGAAGAAGAGACTAACGACATTGAAGGAAAAGATGATGTTTGTCCTAGTTTGTTTGAGCAACAACTCGTCTCTTCTTCTGCAAAG GTTACAGATTTCTCTCAGTCTCAGCATCTTCTTTCAG AGCCTCCTGATGTTGGAAACTGGTTTTCAAGCTATGAGTATCAATCTCCTCACCTTTCAGACACTCATGAACTTGAATTTTGTTCTTCTGAGAAAGATGATCAACTAATTGTTGAGGAGAGTGACACTGAGGGAGAAAATAGTTCTGGTATTTTCCGAAAAACTAAGAGCAAGCAAGAGACTATTGCTCCTGGCTGGTTAAAATCAAATGACTGCACG GAGGCCAAGGAGGTCTCTGCAGATGATGAATATTCAAACCAAGAAAGGGAAAAGAAGTCAACGGTTATATTGTTCAATGCTTCAACCAAAAAAGTGGACAAAGATTCAAGCTTCAAGCAAGAACCATTGTTCAGTGAAACGAAAGAAGAAGCAAACTTTATCCCCAAAGGCTACAACCCAAAACCACAATCATTAGCTTATTTAGAGGAGCTGAGACCAAAACATATCCAAGAAACCATTTCCAACAGGCAAATGTCTCCAAGAAAAGCTGCTCAAAAGGCTCGTCCAGAAGAAAATATGGAGTCAGTAAACCAAGAATCAGATGACAAGGAAAATGTTGACGGAAAAAGCACTGAAACTGGATTTATAACTATGAAGAAGGCAAGATTTAGAGAATCAAGAGACCAAAGTTCCATGAAGAAACCAATCAGAGGAGTTCTGGGGGAGTGCTTGAGAAGTAAAGAGCTAAAGAAGATGGCCACAGAAGAAGATGAAGAAAGAAAGAAGAAGAGAAGAGTTTTGGGTGGAATGTGGAATCATCAGCTTTCTGGGGGAGAGGAGACTGCAGGAAAATGGAGTTGCCCTCAGAAAAAGAAAGGGAAATCAGGACCGCCATTGAAACAGCTTCGACTTGATGCGTGGATGCATAAAGTCTGA
- the LOC106307813 gene encoding putative enoyl-CoA hydratase/isomerase YngF — protein MSFVKYLRRDSLLQLAGKRSLSRSCMLQTCRTLIIETAPPESVKLNRLSGSDSGIVEVNLDRPVAKNSINKEMLKGLQTTFETIHQDSSARVVMITSLVPGVFCAGADLKERRTMSPSEVHTYVNSLRYMFSFIEALSIPTIAAIEGVALGGGLEMALSCDLRICGENAVFGLPETGLAVIPGAGGTQRLSRLVGRSVSKEFIFTGRKIDAREAAKKGLVNFCVAAGEAHKKAMEVAQQINNKGPMAIKMAKKAIDEGIETNMASGLELEEMCYQKLLNTEDRLEGLAAFAEKRKPRYTGK, from the exons ATGAGCTTTGTCAAGTATCTCCGCCGTGATAGTTTGCTCCAGTTAGCCGGAAAACGATCCCTTAGCCGAAGTTGCATGCTTCAGACCTGCCGGACTCTCATCATTGAAACCGCCCCGCCTGAATCTGTCAAGCTTAACCGTCTCTCTGGTTCCGATTCTG GGATTGTCGAGGTCAATCTAGACAGGCCTGTGGCCAAAAATTCCATTAATAAAGAGATGCTGAAAGGTCTCCAGACCACATTTGAGACCATACATCAGGATAGTTCCGCTAGAGTTGTGATGATCACAAGTCTGGTTCCAGGAGTTTTCTGTGCAGGTGCAGATCTCAAG GAACGTAGAACTATGAGTCCATCTGAGGTTCACACATATGTCAACTCCTTGCGCTACATGTTCTCCTTCATAGAG GCATTGAGTATCCCAACTATTGCTGCAATAGAAGGTGTGGCACTAGGAGGTGGACTCGAAATGGCTTTATCCTGTGATCTTCGAATCTGTG GCGAAAATGCAGTATTTGGTTTGCCTGAAACAGGACTCGCTGTAATCCCTGG TGCTGGTGGGACACAGAGACTCTCAAGGCTGGTTGGAAGATCAGTTTCAAAGGAATTTATATTCACAGGTCGAAAGATTGATGCAAGAGAAGCTGCAAAGAAAG GGCTAGTTAACTTCTGTGTTGCGGCGGGTGAGGCTCATAAGAAAGCAATGGAAGTGGCTCAGCAGATAAATAATAAAGGTCCAATGGCGATAAAGATGGCGAAGAAAGCGATTGATGAAGGAATAGAGACGAATATGGCTTCAGGATTAGAGCTAGAGGAGATGTGTTATCAGAAGCTTCTAAACACTGAAGATCGTCTGGAAGGATTAGCTGCGTTTGCTGAGAAACGTAAGCCTCGTTACACTGGCAAGTGA
- the LOC106310407 gene encoding DNA ligase 1 isoform X3, which translates to MEEVHSAAEPIGYSDSPFTISRKDDGESEPNRFSVREEDKYILGADKDHKPMNKNVGQIQETNLYESPLPSEPPDIGNWFSSYAYESPPVLDTNDALYFSVGGEDSECVQETQAEEEEEEEEEEEEETNDIEGKDDVCPSLFEQQLVSSSAKVTDFSQSQHLLSEPPDVGNWFSSYEYQSPHLSDTHELEFCSSEKDDQLIVEESDTEGENSSGIFRKTKSKQETIAPGWLKSNDCTEAKEVSADDEYSNQEREKKSTVILFNASTKKVDKDSSFKQEPLFSETKEEANFIPKGYNPKPQSLAYLEELRPKHIQETISNRQMSPRKAAQKARPEENMESVNQESDDKENVDGKSTETGFITMKKARFRESRDQSSMKKPIRGVLGECLRSKELKKMATEEDEERKKKRRVLGGMWNHQLSGGEETAGKWSCPQKKKGKSGPPLKQLRLDAWMHKV; encoded by the exons ATGGAAGAAGTTCACTCAGCGGCG GAACCTATTGGATACTCCGATTCTCCATTTACCATATCCC GCAAGGACGACGGTGAAAGCGAACCGAACAGGTTTTCTGTTAGAGAGGAAGATAAATACATTCTTGGTGCGGACAAAGATCATAAACCTATGAACAAGAATGTGGGTCAG ATTCAAGAGACAAATCTCTATGAGTCACCACTCCCTTCTG AACCTCCTGATATAGGCAATTGGTTTTCTAGTTATGCTTATGAATCACCGCCCGTCCTGGATACAAATGATGCTCTTTACTTTTCGGTTGGTGGAGAAGATAGTGAATGTGTACAGGAGACGCAAGCAGAAGAAGAAGAAGAAGAAGAAGAAGAAGAAGAAGAAGAGACTAACGACATTGAAGGAAAAGATGATGTTTGTCCTAGTTTGTTTGAGCAACAACTCGTCTCTTCTTCTGCAAAG GTTACAGATTTCTCTCAGTCTCAGCATCTTCTTTCAG AGCCTCCTGATGTTGGAAACTGGTTTTCAAGCTATGAGTATCAATCTCCTCACCTTTCAGACACTCATGAACTTGAATTTTGTTCTTCTGAGAAAGATGATCAACTAATTGTTGAGGAGAGTGACACTGAGGGAGAAAATAGTTCTGGTATTTTCCGAAAAACTAAGAGCAAGCAAGAGACTATTGCTCCTGGCTGGTTAAAATCAAATGACTGCACG GAGGCCAAGGAGGTCTCTGCAGATGATGAATATTCAAACCAAGAAAGGGAAAAGAAGTCAACGGTTATATTGTTCAATGCTTCAACCAAAAAAGTGGACAAAGATTCAAGCTTCAAGCAAGAACCATTGTTCAGTGAAACGAAAGAAGAAGCAAACTTTATCCCCAAAGGCTACAACCCAAAACCACAATCATTAGCTTATTTAGAGGAGCTGAGACCAAAACATATCCAAGAAACCATTTCCAACAGGCAAATGTCTCCAAGAAAAGCTGCTCAAAAGGCTCGTCCAGAAGAAAATATGGAGTCAGTAAACCAAGAATCAGATGACAAGGAAAATGTTGACGGAAAAAGCACTGAAACTGGATTTATAACTATGAAGAAGGCAAGATTTAGAGAATCAAGAGACCAAAGTTCCATGAAGAAACCAATCAGAGGAGTTCTGGGGGAGTGCTTGAGAAGTAAAGAGCTAAAGAAGATGGCCACAGAAGAAGATGAAGAAAGAAAGAAGAAGAGAAGAGTTTTGGGTGGAATGTGGAATCATCAGCTTTCTGGGGGAGAGGAGACTGCAGGAAAATGGAGTTGCCCTCAGAAAAAGAAAGGGAAATCAGGACCGCCATTGAAACAGCTTCGACTTGATGCGTGGATGCATAAAGTCTGA